A genomic stretch from Calonectris borealis chromosome 6, bCalBor7.hap1.2, whole genome shotgun sequence includes:
- the ASB1 gene encoding LOW QUALITY PROTEIN: ankyrin repeat and SOCS box protein 1 (The sequence of the model RefSeq protein was modified relative to this genomic sequence to represent the inferred CDS: inserted 2 bases in 1 codon): MAPALLLAAGAEANRPPPAGENHLNAEAGSRRAGRHQSGRPGEGGRWRRRXRGDAAGGEGGRAGPALRGADGGGRPPRRRGPARRLRRAGSAGRNLKEWLREQFCDHPIEHCEDTRLHDAAYVGDLPTLKSLLQEESFQSRINEKSVWCCGWLPCTPLRIAATAGHGPCVDFLLRKGAEIDLVDVKGQTALYVAVVNGHLECAKILLEAGADPNGSRHHRSTPVYHAARVGRADILRELIRYGADVDVNHHLPSRVPSLSLRPLTTLVVCPLYISAAYHNLQCFRLLLQAGANPDFNCCGPINIQGFSRGSPVCVMDAVLRHGCEAAFVHLLIDFGANLNLVKVEALGVESTGRVKVNPEALQVFKEARGRTRSLLSLCRIAVRRILGKSRLDLIHILPIPDPIKQFLLHEHS; the protein is encoded by the exons ATGGCTCCGGCGTTGCTCCTGGCTGCCGGAGCGGAGGCGAACCGCCCTCCTCCCGCCGGGGAAAACCACCTTAACGCGGAGGCAGGAAGCCGCCGGGCCGGCAGGCACCAATCAGGCCGgcccggggagggagggcggtggcggcggcg ccggggggacgctgccggcggggagggaggccgagccggcccgGCGTTGCGAGGGGCAGATGGCGGAGGGCggcccccccggcggcggggacCCGCCCGCCGCCTCAGGCGGGCAGGCAG CGCAGGTCGTAACCTGAAGGAGTGGCTGCGGGAGCAGTTTTGCGACCACCCCATCGAGCACTGCGAGGACACCCGGCTGCACGACGCGGCCTACGTGGGGGACCTGCCCACCCTCAAGAGCTTGCTGCAAGAGGAGAGCTTCCAAAG CCGGATCAACGAGAAGTCGGTGTGGTGCTGCGGCTGGCTGCCCTGCACGCCGCTGCGCATCGCCGCCACCGCCGGCCACGGCCCCTGCGTCGACTTCCTCCTGCGCAAAGGGGCTGAGATCGACTTGGTGGATGTGAAGGGGCAGACCGCCCTCTACGTGGCCGTGGTCAACGGGCACCTCGAGTGTGCcaagatcctcctggaagctgggGCTGACCCCAACGGCAGCCGGCACCACCGCAGCACCCCTGTCTACCATGCGGCACGTGTGGGCCGGGCAGACATCCTCCGGGAGCTGATAAG GTACGGCGCAGACGTGGATGTGAATCACCACCTCCCTTCCCGAGTCCCCAGCCTCTCCCTGCGGCCCCTCACCACGCTGGTGGTCTGCCCGCTGTACATCAGCGCTGCCTACCACAACCTCCAGTGCTTCCggctgctgctccaggcaggagcCAACCCGGATTTTAACTGCTGCGGGCCCATCAACATCCAAGGCTTCTCCCGGGGCTCCCCCGTGTGTGTGATGGACGCTGTCCTGCGGCATGGCTGTGAAGCAGCATTCGTCCACCTCTTGATTGACTTTGGAGCCAATCTGAACCTGGTGAAAGTGGAGGCCTTGGGAGTTGAATCCACGGGAAGGGTCAAAGTCAACCCTGAGGCTCTGCAGGTGTTCAAAGAAGCACGGG GCCGCACCCGGAGCCTCTTGTCTCTCTGCCGCATAGCTGTGCGAAGAATACTTGGCAAATCTCGTCTGGATCTGATCCATATCCTTCCAATCCCAGACCCCATTAAACAATTTTTACTTCACGAACACAGTTAA